CGATGGGGCTGCGCAGTTCGTGCGAGGCGTCGGCGATGAAGCGGCGCTGGCGCTGCCCGGCGTCCTCCAGCCGGTCCAGGGTGGAGTTGACGGTGACGGCCAGCCGGGAGACCTCGTCGCCGGTGCCCGGCACCGGCACCCGGCGGTGCAGGTCGTGACCGGTGATCTCGGCGACCTCGGAGCGGATCGCCTCCACCGGGCGCAGCGCCCGGCCGGTCACCCGCCAGGTCACCAGGGCCACCAGGGCCACCAGCAGCGGCAGGGCGACGGCGAGCGCGGCGGTGGCGATCCGCTCGGCCGCCGCCACCGGCCCCAGGGAGGCCGAGGAGTAGACCACGAGGTTCCCGTCCGGGCCGTTGACGGACACCGAGACCACCTGCTGCCCGGAGTCGCTCATCAGCTGTCCGACGTAGCGTTCGCCCGCCGGGTCCGGCAGCCGCCACTCGCGCCCGCGGTCGAACGGCTCGGGCGCCGGCGGCACCGCCGGTACCGGCGGCAGCGGCGGTAGCGACAGGCCGAACCCGGGCACCAGGTCGGACGTGGTCGCGATCAGGCTGCCCCGCTCGTCGATCACCCGGACGGTTCCGTTGTCGGTGCCCACGATGATCCGCGGCAGGTGCCCGCGCTCCGCCAGCGCGGCCACCTTGTCGGCCTGCCGGGCGGCGTTCTGCCGGACGTCCCGGGTCAGGTTGGCCTGCAGCACGCCGACCAGGGCCAGTGCGGTGCCGCCCAGGGCGAGGGCCACCACGGCGGTGGCGGCGAAGGTCGCCCGGGCCCGCACCGAGCGCGGCACCAGTCGGCGCAGGGCTCGGTACGGGGCCCGGCACAGTGCTGCGCGCAACGCCCGGTGCGGGGCCCGGCGCAGGGCTGGGCGCAGGGCTCGCTGAAGGGCTCGGTGCAGGGGCCCCGCCCGGTCAGCCACCGTCCACCGCCAGCCGGTAGCCGGCCCCGCGCACCGTGCCGACCGCGCTGCGGCCGAACGGGGCGTCGATCTTCCGGCGCAGGGCGCTGATGTGCACCTCGACGATGTTGGGATCGCCGTCGAACGCGGCGTCCCAGACGCTCTCCAGGATCTCCCGCTTGGACACCACCCCGCCGGACGCCCGGGCCAGGCACTCCAGCACCGCGAACTCCCGTGTGGTCAGCCGCACTTCGGCGCCCGCCCGGGTGCAGGTCCGGCGGGCCGGGTCGAT
The window above is part of the Kitasatospora sp. NA04385 genome. Proteins encoded here:
- a CDS encoding cell wall metabolism sensor histidine kinase WalK yields the protein MRAALCRAPYRALRRLVPRSVRARATFAATAVVALALGGTALALVGVLQANLTRDVRQNAARQADKVAALAERGHLPRIIVGTDNGTVRVIDERGSLIATTSDLVPGFGLSLPPLPPVPAVPPAPEPFDRGREWRLPDPAGERYVGQLMSDSGQQVVSVSVNGPDGNLVVYSSASLGPVAAAERIATAALAVALPLLVALVALVTWRVTGRALRPVEAIRSEVAEITGHDLHRRVPVPGTGDEVSRLAVTVNSTLDRLEDAGQRQRRFIADASHELRSPIAVLRTQLEVALAHPDPELWPELLADALQDTVRLQDLAADLLLLARLDAADPVATELLDLDVLFADVLDARPADRVPVRAELADGARVLGNRTWLTRMLTNLVDNAQRYADRRIEVQLAVEDDEVVLEVRDDGPGIPEPDRERVFERFTRLDDARSRELGGAGLGLAIARDLAEHHGGTLAAAEHPYGARLVARLPSAGPPAQGS